In Hyphomicrobiales bacterium 4NK60-0047b, a single genomic region encodes these proteins:
- a CDS encoding GNAT family N-acetyltransferase — MMHQAREDSLRLRPLSLFDVPGIVELANDWDIASMVSRISHPYHPHHAKVWIEEIERDRREDVWAIEADGYFAGCIGYSRASVSHGELGYWLGKPFWGQGLATRAAWQILAHGFATEPFRFFSACHFTDNDRSKKVLTRLGFKPTDIITCPSIARGSPSPAQRYVLPRAEFERMTS; from the coding sequence ATGATGCACCAAGCACGAGAAGATAGCCTACGGCTCAGGCCTTTAAGCCTGTTTGATGTGCCCGGAATCGTTGAATTAGCCAACGATTGGGACATTGCGTCTATGGTGTCTCGAATTAGTCATCCTTATCACCCTCATCATGCCAAAGTTTGGATTGAAGAAATTGAGCGTGATCGCCGTGAAGATGTATGGGCGATTGAGGCTGATGGATATTTCGCTGGCTGTATTGGCTATAGCCGCGCTTCCGTTTCGCATGGTGAACTTGGTTACTGGCTTGGTAAGCCGTTTTGGGGACAAGGACTTGCTACAAGAGCCGCTTGGCAGATCTTAGCACATGGCTTTGCAACAGAGCCTTTTCGGTTCTTTAGCGCCTGTCATTTTACAGATAATGACCGCTCAAAGAAGGTTCTCACACGGTTAGGCTTTAAGCCAACAGATATTATTACTTGCCCGTCTATTGCAAGAGGGAGCCCTTCTCCTGCCCAGCGCTATGTTTTACCAAGAGCTGAGTTTGAGCGGATGACGAGTTAA
- the obgE gene encoding GTPase ObgE, with amino-acid sequence MKFLDQSKVYVKSGNGGNGCISFRREKYVEFGGPNGGDGGRGGDVWALCVDNLNTLIDFRFQQHYKAGNGQHGMGSDCTGVNGDDITLLVPPGTQILDEDNETVLADLTDVDDKVQLVQGGNGGFGNARFKSSTNQAPRKANPGEPGIERTLWLRLKLIADAGLVGLPNAGKSTFLSSVSAAKPKIADYPFTTLHPNLGVVKAGDLDFVLADIPGLIEGAHEGAGIGDRFLGHVERCEVLLHLIDANSEDLLKDYKIIRGELEAYGGELSNKEELIAISKCDSITEEISEEIAAELSEQLGKEVIALSAVSGYNLERTLLRLGSTVRTNRVKAKEAKKEKTGWRP; translated from the coding sequence ATGAAATTTCTTGATCAATCTAAAGTCTATGTAAAATCTGGCAATGGCGGCAATGGCTGCATTTCGTTTCGACGTGAGAAATATGTTGAATTTGGTGGACCAAACGGTGGTGATGGTGGCCGAGGCGGTGACGTCTGGGCGCTTTGCGTTGACAACCTCAACACGTTGATCGATTTTAGATTTCAACAGCACTACAAAGCGGGCAATGGCCAGCATGGTATGGGTAGTGATTGTACGGGCGTTAATGGGGATGATATCACTTTGCTCGTTCCCCCCGGCACTCAAATTTTAGATGAAGATAATGAAACTGTTCTTGCTGATTTAACTGATGTTGATGACAAAGTTCAGTTAGTACAAGGCGGCAATGGTGGCTTTGGTAATGCTCGCTTCAAAAGCTCGACCAATCAAGCACCTCGAAAAGCAAACCCTGGTGAGCCGGGTATTGAGCGCACATTATGGCTTCGATTAAAACTGATTGCTGACGCTGGTCTTGTTGGATTACCGAACGCTGGTAAATCAACATTTCTCTCAAGTGTTTCTGCTGCAAAACCAAAAATTGCTGATTACCCGTTTACGACACTTCACCCGAACTTGGGCGTTGTTAAAGCCGGTGACCTTGACTTTGTTTTGGCCGATATTCCAGGCCTTATTGAAGGGGCGCATGAAGGGGCTGGCATTGGTGACCGGTTTTTAGGTCATGTTGAGCGCTGCGAAGTTTTATTACATCTGATCGACGCAAATAGTGAAGACCTCTTGAAAGATTATAAAATCATTCGAGGGGAACTTGAAGCTTATGGCGGAGAACTGAGCAACAAAGAAGAACTGATCGCTATTTCAAAATGCGATTCTATCACTGAAGAGATTTCCGAAGAGATAGCTGCTGAGCTGAGCGAACAGCTCGGCAAAGAAGTTATCGCACTTTCTGCTGTTTCTGGTTATAACCTAGAACGTACACTCTTAAGATTAGGAAGTACGGTTCGGACCAACAGGGTCAAGGCGAAAGAAGCGAAAAAAGAAAAAACCGGTTGGCGCCCTTAA
- a CDS encoding Lrp/AsnC family transcriptional regulator, giving the protein MLDKLDVKILQILQKDCTVPVAEIGKKVGLSTTPCWRRIQKMEELGVIRSRVALLNTEMVNVPVTVFVFVTTNKHSETWLSEFHRAIESFPEVVEFYRMSGQVDYLLRVVVPDIASYDAFYKRLISEIDIADVSSSFAMEQIKFTTELPLSYARQSLKESESSS; this is encoded by the coding sequence ATGCTAGATAAATTGGATGTTAAAATTTTACAAATTTTACAAAAAGACTGCACAGTGCCAGTCGCTGAAATAGGAAAGAAAGTTGGTCTATCAACTACTCCTTGCTGGCGGCGCATACAAAAAATGGAAGAGTTAGGGGTTATCCGCTCGAGAGTTGCATTGCTAAATACTGAAATGGTAAACGTTCCAGTCACCGTTTTTGTATTTGTGACCACAAACAAACATAGTGAAACATGGCTGTCTGAATTTCATAGAGCCATAGAAAGTTTTCCGGAAGTCGTTGAATTCTATCGTATGAGCGGGCAGGTTGACTATCTTTTGCGTGTAGTGGTTCCAGATATCGCCAGCTATGACGCGTTTTATAAACGTTTAATTTCAGAAATAGACATAGCTGACGTATCGTCATCTTTTGCAATGGAGCAAATAAAATTTACTACTGAATTACCGTTGAGTTATGCAAGGCAGTCATTAAAAGAATCTGAGAGCTCTTCTTAA
- a CDS encoding sulfite exporter TauE/SafE family protein, with product MASILLFAAFLLFGGLTAGVMAGLFGVGGGAILVPVLYEVFGLAGVDEAIRTHMAVATSLAVILPTGIRSAMGHQEKGSIDWSFVKLIAPFIVIGVVLGTFIAREIDGSQLRLIYAVMVLLVAFFLLWSRQNPNIRFAWPADWVTRVYGVFTGCLSTLMGIGGGTFSSSYMTSFGRSIHQAVGTAAALGPVIALPAIIGFIWAGFDNELLPKGSLGFISLIGAVLILPASLIAAPWGVKLAHRLSRAHLELMFALFLLTVGFRFLISVFA from the coding sequence GTGGCAAGTATTCTACTTTTTGCAGCTTTTTTGCTCTTTGGCGGGCTTACAGCTGGCGTGATGGCCGGTCTTTTTGGGGTCGGCGGAGGGGCGATATTAGTCCCCGTACTTTATGAAGTCTTCGGGCTAGCTGGAGTTGATGAGGCCATTAGAACCCATATGGCTGTTGCAACGTCCCTAGCAGTGATCCTTCCAACGGGCATAAGGTCCGCAATGGGGCATCAGGAAAAAGGCAGCATTGATTGGAGCTTTGTAAAGCTAATCGCTCCCTTTATCGTTATCGGTGTAGTGCTTGGAACTTTTATCGCCAGAGAAATAGACGGCTCTCAATTGCGCTTAATCTATGCTGTGATGGTTTTGCTAGTTGCTTTTTTTCTGCTTTGGTCACGTCAAAATCCAAACATCCGCTTTGCCTGGCCGGCTGATTGGGTCACACGTGTTTATGGTGTTTTCACGGGATGCCTCTCTACACTAATGGGCATCGGCGGCGGAACGTTTTCATCAAGTTACATGACAAGCTTTGGCCGTTCCATTCACCAAGCCGTTGGAACGGCCGCAGCGCTTGGTCCAGTCATAGCGCTTCCCGCTATCATTGGCTTCATCTGGGCCGGCTTTGATAACGAACTATTACCAAAAGGCTCGTTAGGTTTCATTTCACTCATTGGTGCCGTTTTAATATTGCCAGCAAGTCTCATCGCAGCGCCCTGGGGGGTGAAGCTCGCGCACCGATTAAGTAGAGCGCATCTTGAATTGATGTTCGCTCTCTTTTTACTCACAGTAGGGTTTCGGTTTTTAATTTCTGTGTTTGCTTAA
- the rplU gene encoding 50S ribosomal protein L21, translated as MYAVIKTGGKQYRVEPNDILKIEKLDGEAGDKIEFTEVLMVGEDGDTVIGAPLVEGAKVTAEVLEQGRAAKIIVFKKKRRHNYRRKKGHRQHQTVVRISDIKK; from the coding sequence ATGTATGCGGTAATCAAAACCGGTGGCAAACAATATCGTGTTGAGCCAAATGATATCCTCAAAATCGAGAAACTTGATGGTGAGGCTGGTGACAAAATCGAATTTACTGAAGTTTTAATGGTTGGCGAAGATGGCGATACTGTCATTGGCGCACCGCTTGTTGAAGGTGCTAAAGTTACTGCTGAAGTACTTGAACAGGGCCGGGCTGCGAAAATCATCGTCTTTAAAAAGAAGCGCCGCCACAATTATCGTCGGAAAAAAGGTCATCGCCAGCATCAAACTGTTGTGCGCATTTCTGACATTAAGAAATAA
- a CDS encoding phosphomannomutase/phosphoglucomutase, whose translation MFPKPILKAQENSAEFERVPFIKPTGFREYDARWVFGKEINLLGITAIGVAMAALFKERGVPQRIVVGHDYRWYSASIKQGLINGLLAGGMEVHDIGLALSPMAYFAQFDLDVEGVAMVTASHNDNGWTGIKMGLDKPLTFGPDEMSRLKEIVYEADAPMPGGGVYHYHAGFEQRYMDDLTNRAPIQRKLKAVVACGNGTAGAFAPHVLEKLGLDVIPLNTDLDHSFPNHNPNPEDMKMLNAIQDAVKENGADLGLAFDGDGDRCGVIDNEGNAIFADKVGVMLARDISAINENALFVADVKSTGLFLTDPVLQANGATTHFWKTGHSYIKRYSHENNALVGFEKSGHFFFNKPLGRGYDDGLIAALAVLDMLDRSPEKSLSDLKNDLPLTYQSPTMSPHCADEEKYGVVDRIVAHFTKLSEDGAQLVGQNIRELITVNGIRIVLEDGTWGLVRASSNKPELVVVVESPTSEANMRGIFKELDDHLGTYSEIGEYNQKI comes from the coding sequence ATGTTTCCCAAACCAATTCTTAAAGCGCAAGAGAATAGCGCCGAATTCGAACGTGTTCCTTTTATTAAGCCTACTGGTTTTCGAGAATATGATGCTCGTTGGGTTTTTGGGAAAGAGATTAACTTACTTGGTATCACAGCCATTGGTGTAGCGATGGCTGCTCTTTTTAAAGAACGCGGTGTGCCCCAGCGCATTGTTGTAGGCCATGATTATCGTTGGTATTCAGCTAGCATCAAGCAGGGTCTTATAAACGGACTTCTTGCTGGTGGCATGGAAGTACATGATATTGGTTTGGCACTTTCTCCAATGGCTTATTTTGCTCAATTTGACCTGGATGTTGAAGGGGTGGCCATGGTCACAGCCAGCCACAATGATAATGGTTGGACTGGAATAAAGATGGGGCTAGATAAACCTCTTACTTTTGGGCCCGATGAAATGAGCCGTCTTAAAGAAATTGTTTATGAAGCTGATGCTCCTATGCCTGGCGGCGGCGTTTATCATTACCACGCCGGTTTTGAGCAGCGCTATATGGATGACCTTACAAACCGAGCACCTATTCAGCGCAAATTAAAAGCTGTTGTTGCTTGCGGCAATGGCACAGCTGGTGCTTTTGCTCCGCATGTTTTGGAAAAACTTGGTCTTGATGTCATTCCGCTAAACACAGACCTTGATCATAGTTTCCCTAACCACAATCCAAACCCTGAAGACATGAAAATGCTCAATGCCATTCAGGATGCCGTTAAAGAAAATGGTGCAGACCTTGGCCTTGCTTTTGATGGTGACGGTGATCGCTGCGGTGTGATTGATAATGAAGGCAATGCTATCTTTGCAGACAAAGTTGGCGTTATGCTGGCAAGAGATATTTCTGCCATTAATGAAAACGCTCTTTTTGTTGCTGATGTGAAATCTACTGGGCTCTTTCTAACAGACCCCGTTTTGCAAGCGAATGGTGCGACCACGCATTTTTGGAAAACAGGTCACTCTTACATCAAGCGCTATTCTCATGAGAACAATGCATTGGTTGGTTTTGAAAAATCTGGTCACTTCTTCTTTAACAAACCTTTGGGCCGTGGCTATGATGATGGTCTTATTGCCGCCCTTGCTGTTTTGGATATGCTTGATCGAAGTCCTGAGAAATCTCTTAGCGATTTAAAGAATGACCTACCGCTTACCTATCAATCTCCAACCATGTCACCACACTGTGCTGACGAGGAAAAATATGGTGTGGTTGATCGTATTGTTGCGCACTTTACTAAACTATCAGAAGATGGCGCGCAGTTAGTTGGACAAAATATTCGCGAGCTTATTACGGTCAACGGTATCCGTATCGTTTTGGAAGATGGTACTTGGGGTTTGGTTCGCGCTTCATCGAATAAGCCTGAGCTTGTTGTTGTGGTTGAAAGCCCAACAAGTGAAGCGAATATGCGCGGCATATTTAAAGAGCTTGATGATCACCTTGGTACGTACAGTGAGATTGGTGAATATAATCAGAAGATTTGA
- the rpmA gene encoding 50S ribosomal protein L27, with the protein MAHKKAGGSSNNGRDSAGRRLGVKKFGGEQVIVGNILIRQRGTKWHPGEGVGMGKDHTIFAMRDGNVSFRTRRNGKVFVSVDEGK; encoded by the coding sequence ATGGCACATAAAAAAGCAGGCGGTTCTTCCAATAACGGTCGTGACTCCGCCGGACGCCGTCTTGGTGTGAAGAAATTTGGTGGTGAACAGGTTATCGTTGGGAATATTCTTATTCGTCAACGTGGAACCAAGTGGCACCCTGGTGAGGGTGTTGGCATGGGCAAAGATCATACGATTTTTGCTATGCGTGATGGAAATGTCTCTTTCCGTACTCGCAGAAACGGAAAAGTGTTCGTTTCTGTTGATGAAGGCAAATAA
- a CDS encoding HAMP domain-containing sensor histidine kinase produces the protein MSQMKPSHQITSQATNTRLVSSVKEARDRLGQKQGAERFEYELLLMFARNELTASLSIPLFAVILALSTTIWAPISQIIAWLGMIFITKGIILILCRRFTALPRKDLNVALWRRRLTIAEIFYGLAWAGIAIIASQTTDQAAHIFIFASFIAVISIRMMFASTVMPLVISGTVPMTIALVTHFLLLQTPFYWAMAAMAIGIHAYLIFLMSGLNSTVHAMLEYRAEKDVLIGKLEEAKAFSDDARKRAEEANLAKSRFLATMSHELRTPLNAILGFSEVMKSEVFGPHANPTYKEYAEDIHTSGDHLLNLINEILDLSRIEAERYELHEQSIKLIDIADDCQHLISMRARNKGIEIQLIEEQKLNPLWVDERAIRQVCLNLLSNAVKFTPQNGTIIMKIGKTEEGGQYLSVEDTGPGIPEDEIDKVLKPFGQGSLAHETAEGGTGLGLAICQKLISIHDGLFSLKSELRQGTIVRFEIPRKRVIAGMAPIANPFSENWDEEPQPLDPNSKEFEDLTSQIQKIIKTRQVKREYYANQENKEPEDPIFKLKTAAPEKRR, from the coding sequence GTGTCACAAATGAAACCTAGTCACCAAATCACATCTCAAGCCACAAATACAAGGCTCGTTTCTTCTGTGAAAGAGGCACGGGACCGTTTGGGACAAAAACAAGGCGCTGAACGCTTTGAATACGAACTTTTGTTGATGTTTGCCCGCAATGAACTCACTGCGTCACTGTCTATTCCCCTATTTGCTGTTATTTTAGCTTTGAGCACAACAATTTGGGCTCCTATTTCACAAATTATTGCCTGGCTCGGCATGATCTTTATCACGAAAGGGATTATCCTTATACTTTGTCGGCGGTTTACAGCACTGCCACGTAAAGATCTTAATGTTGCTCTTTGGAGGCGACGGTTAACGATTGCGGAAATTTTTTATGGTTTGGCCTGGGCTGGTATTGCTATTATTGCCAGCCAAACCACAGATCAAGCTGCCCATATTTTCATCTTTGCTTCTTTCATTGCGGTGATTTCAATTCGTATGATGTTTGCGTCTACTGTCATGCCTCTTGTTATCAGTGGCACTGTGCCTATGACCATCGCGCTTGTTACTCATTTCTTATTACTTCAAACCCCCTTTTACTGGGCAATGGCCGCAATGGCCATTGGTATTCATGCCTATCTGATTTTTCTTATGTCTGGGCTTAATTCAACCGTTCATGCGATGCTGGAATACCGGGCTGAAAAAGATGTATTGATCGGGAAACTTGAAGAAGCCAAAGCATTTTCTGATGATGCTCGCAAACGAGCTGAGGAAGCCAATTTAGCTAAATCCAGATTTCTGGCAACGATGAGCCATGAGCTGAGAACACCGCTTAATGCTATTCTAGGTTTTTCGGAGGTTATGAAATCCGAAGTTTTTGGCCCTCATGCCAACCCAACATACAAAGAATATGCGGAAGACATTCACACAAGCGGCGATCATTTGTTAAACCTCATTAATGAAATTCTCGATCTGTCGCGCATTGAAGCTGAACGTTATGAATTGCATGAACAATCCATAAAGCTCATTGATATTGCTGATGATTGCCAACATCTGATTTCTATGCGGGCCCGCAATAAGGGCATTGAAATTCAATTAATTGAAGAGCAAAAACTGAACCCCTTATGGGTCGATGAACGGGCAATTCGCCAAGTTTGTCTCAACCTTTTGTCAAATGCTGTCAAATTTACTCCTCAAAATGGCACGATAATTATGAAGATTGGCAAAACAGAAGAGGGCGGCCAATACCTCTCTGTTGAAGATACGGGCCCTGGTATTCCTGAAGACGAAATTGACAAGGTTCTAAAACCTTTTGGTCAAGGCTCTTTGGCGCACGAAACAGCTGAGGGGGGTACTGGTCTTGGGCTGGCTATTTGCCAAAAATTGATTTCTATTCATGATGGACTTTTCTCTTTAAAAAGTGAACTTCGCCAAGGAACTATCGTGAGATTTGAAATCCCGAGAAAACGAGTTATTGCTGGTATGGCTCCTATTGCCAATCCTTTCAGTGAGAACTGGGATGAAGAACCGCAACCACTTGACCCAAATAGTAAAGAATTTGAAGATCTGACATCTCAAATCCAGAAAATCATTAAAACAAGGCAAGTTAAACGAGAATATTATGCTAATCAGGAAAATAAAGAGCCTGAAGACCCTATTTTTAAACTTAAAACAGCTGCTCCTGAAAAAAGAAGATGA
- the proB gene encoding glutamate 5-kinase, which translates to MRQEWQNAKRIVIKIGSALLVDEETGRLRQEWIYSLIEDIARLKHEGKEVILVASGSKALGRSELGLVPGTLTLDQAQAAAAIGQISLAHTFKALFQNHDIKAAQVLLTISDTEDRRRYLNARDTINTLVGFGVIPVVNENDTVATNEIRYGDNDRLSARVASMVDADVLLIFSDIDGLYTAPPHSDAKAEHIPEVTQINPEIEAMAGGTGSSFSSGGMVTKIMAAKIAVAAACHMVIASGKGANPVTALLNNAKATWFLSSADPLTARKSWIAGSLDVKGVLTIDQGAERALNDGNSLLPAGVTQSSGDFDRGDIIAIKNEAGEIIAHGLSSYDQTDTIQIIGKQSSEIKSILGHTGRNELVHRDNMALTNSGLS; encoded by the coding sequence ATGAGACAAGAATGGCAAAATGCGAAACGTATCGTCATTAAAATTGGTTCCGCGCTTTTGGTTGATGAGGAGACAGGCCGACTTCGCCAAGAGTGGATTTATTCCCTCATTGAAGATATCGCCCGCTTAAAGCATGAGGGCAAGGAAGTTATTCTTGTAGCTTCTGGCTCTAAGGCACTTGGTCGTAGTGAACTTGGCCTTGTGCCTGGAACGCTTACTCTTGATCAGGCGCAAGCAGCTGCAGCAATCGGGCAAATTTCATTGGCTCATACGTTTAAAGCTTTATTTCAAAATCATGACATTAAAGCTGCCCAGGTACTGCTTACTATTAGCGACACTGAGGATCGCCGCCGTTATTTAAATGCACGGGATACCATCAACACATTGGTTGGTTTTGGCGTCATACCGGTAGTCAATGAGAATGATACTGTTGCCACCAACGAAATTCGTTATGGCGACAATGACAGGCTTTCGGCAAGAGTTGCCTCCATGGTTGACGCCGATGTTCTTTTGATTTTTTCAGACATTGATGGGCTTTATACTGCCCCACCTCACTCCGATGCTAAAGCCGAGCATATTCCTGAAGTCACACAGATTAACCCTGAGATTGAAGCAATGGCGGGAGGGACTGGAAGCAGTTTTTCTTCTGGAGGCATGGTGACTAAAATTATGGCCGCCAAGATTGCTGTTGCCGCTGCTTGCCATATGGTTATTGCTTCAGGCAAAGGGGCTAATCCAGTTACAGCATTATTAAACAATGCTAAGGCGACCTGGTTTTTGTCGTCAGCAGACCCTTTAACGGCTCGTAAAAGTTGGATTGCCGGGTCTCTTGATGTAAAGGGTGTTTTGACCATTGACCAGGGTGCTGAACGTGCCCTCAATGACGGGAATAGTTTGTTGCCGGCTGGAGTGACGCAATCAAGTGGTGATTTTGACCGTGGTGATATCATTGCGATTAAGAATGAGGCTGGTGAGATTATTGCGCACGGGTTAAGCTCTTATGATCAGACAGATACAATCCAAATCATTGGCAAGCAAAGTTCAGAGATTAAATCTATTTTAGGCCATACCGGACGCAATGAACTGGTACACCGTGATAATATGGCTTTGACAAATTCTGGTCTGAGTTGA
- a CDS encoding TIGR02281 family clan AA aspartic protease — MSTWIALGLLIISGLILILYHDQGTIGGLDSSSFAGLVASSALLIWLGSSVLRDYSGRLGQAFKDILTWAGIALILVILYTFRSPLLEGSERVLQQLLPAGVNFTLSPEGAEKATVRLRVRDDGQFIVRTTTNNRQIAMLVDTGASQVVLSAKDARALGINMATLNFIIPVSTANGQTMTARYKINSLFIGPIKLYNVEALIARDGDLSQSLLGMSFLRRLRSYEFTKDFLILRS; from the coding sequence GTGAGCACCTGGATAGCCCTTGGATTACTTATTATATCAGGCTTGATACTAATTTTGTATCACGACCAGGGCACGATTGGTGGCCTTGATAGCTCTAGCTTTGCCGGGCTTGTTGCTAGCTCTGCGCTGCTTATCTGGTTAGGGAGCTCAGTATTGCGTGATTATTCCGGGAGACTTGGGCAGGCCTTCAAAGACATTCTTACCTGGGCAGGCATCGCTCTTATCCTTGTCATCCTTTATACTTTTCGCTCACCGTTACTAGAGGGTAGCGAAAGGGTTTTACAACAATTACTTCCGGCTGGCGTGAACTTCACCCTTTCACCTGAAGGTGCTGAAAAAGCAACGGTACGATTAAGAGTTAGAGATGATGGGCAATTTATTGTTCGCACCACAACTAATAATCGACAAATTGCAATGTTGGTGGACACCGGTGCTTCACAAGTTGTGCTTAGTGCTAAAGATGCTCGCGCTCTTGGGATTAATATGGCTACCCTTAACTTTATTATTCCTGTGAGCACCGCTAACGGGCAAACTATGACCGCTCGCTATAAAATTAATTCCCTTTTTATAGGCCCAATAAAACTATACAACGTAGAAGCTTTGATTGCTCGTGACGGAGATTTAAGTCAGAGCTTGCTCGGTATGAGTTTTTTAAGACGTTTGAGATCATATGAATTTACGAAAGATTTCTTAATATTAAGAAGTTAG
- a CDS encoding NAD(P)-dependent oxidoreductase, producing MTKASWLGLGVMGHPMAGYLSKFPDIDLTVYNRTTSKAEGWQNEYGGNTALTPLDAGKDAQFVFSCVGNDDDLRQVTFGDQGAFHSMPKGAVFIDHSTTSATVAREISTKASEMGLHFLDAPVTGGQKGAENGQLSIMVGGEPGAYEQAEPLILTYSKAVRHMGPSGAGQQTKMVNQIAIAGVVQGLSEAINFAQANNLNIPDVLSVISKGAAQSWQMENSGQHMADRFFDFGFAVDWMRKDLNICIEEAKATKSPLPVATLVESYLGELHENGRGRNDITSLVTRLKG from the coding sequence ATGACAAAAGCATCTTGGCTTGGCTTAGGGGTTATGGGCCATCCGATGGCAGGGTATTTAAGTAAATTTCCTGACATTGACCTTACTGTATATAATCGAACAACTTCCAAAGCAGAAGGATGGCAAAATGAGTATGGTGGCAACACGGCTCTCACACCATTAGACGCTGGTAAAGATGCTCAATTTGTTTTTTCATGTGTTGGCAATGATGATGATCTACGCCAAGTCACTTTTGGAGACCAGGGTGCCTTTCATTCTATGCCTAAAGGCGCCGTTTTTATTGATCACTCAACAACTTCTGCGACTGTCGCACGTGAGATATCAACCAAAGCTTCTGAAATGGGACTACATTTCCTGGATGCCCCAGTTACTGGTGGGCAAAAAGGAGCTGAAAATGGCCAACTTAGTATTATGGTTGGTGGTGAGCCCGGTGCCTATGAACAAGCTGAACCACTCATTTTAACTTATTCAAAGGCTGTCAGGCATATGGGACCATCAGGGGCCGGGCAACAAACTAAAATGGTAAATCAAATTGCTATTGCTGGTGTTGTTCAAGGCTTATCTGAAGCGATTAATTTTGCTCAAGCAAATAATTTGAATATTCCTGATGTTTTATCTGTAATTTCCAAAGGGGCAGCGCAATCCTGGCAAATGGAAAATAGCGGACAACATATGGCTGACCGTTTTTTTGATTTTGGTTTTGCTGTTGATTGGATGCGCAAAGATTTGAATATCTGTATAGAAGAGGCGAAGGCAACGAAGAGCCCTCTTCCTGTAGCAACTTTGGTTGAAAGCTATCTTGGTGAGTTGCATGAGAATGGACGTGGTCGAAATGATATCACCAGCCTTGTTACTCGTTTGAAGGGCTAG
- a CDS encoding 2-hydroxychromene-2-carboxylate isomerase produces MNKLVFWYEFASPYSYFSMMRIEALAAAANVEVHYQPFLLGPLFKEFGWETSPFKIYTEKGENFFRDIEREAEFYGLPSIKILDEFPHPGLAAARVALIGMKEGWGVEFSKAIYKRQFQDGQVTKNKENVLDVLKALNIEGAQAILEKANGDDNKSHLREIMEIAKKKKIYGAPTFIVGNELFWGNDRLERAISYCK; encoded by the coding sequence ATGAACAAATTAGTGTTTTGGTATGAGTTCGCCAGTCCGTATTCTTACTTTTCAATGATGAGAATTGAAGCACTAGCAGCTGCCGCGAATGTTGAAGTGCACTATCAACCCTTTCTCCTTGGGCCATTGTTTAAAGAGTTTGGTTGGGAGACATCACCCTTTAAAATTTATACTGAAAAAGGTGAGAATTTTTTCCGCGATATCGAACGTGAAGCAGAATTTTATGGTCTACCTTCCATCAAAATTTTAGATGAATTCCCACACCCCGGTTTGGCTGCTGCGCGGGTTGCCCTTATTGGAATGAAAGAAGGGTGGGGCGTTGAATTTTCTAAAGCGATTTATAAGCGCCAGTTCCAGGATGGCCAGGTGACAAAAAATAAAGAAAATGTATTAGATGTTTTAAAGGCTTTAAACATTGAAGGCGCGCAAGCAATTTTAGAAAAAGCAAATGGTGACGATAATAAATCTCACTTGCGCGAGATCATGGAAATAGCAAAGAAGAAAAAGATCTACGGCGCACCAACATTCATTGTTGGCAATGAACTCTTCTGGGGCAATGATCGCCTGGAGCGCGCGATATCCTATTGCAAATAG